The following are encoded in a window of Impatiens glandulifera chromosome 5, dImpGla2.1, whole genome shotgun sequence genomic DNA:
- the LOC124939474 gene encoding major strawberry allergen Fra a 1-2-like yields the protein MSRPTKLCKAFILHVENLVPTILPQAIKSIETIEGDGEPGTVKIITLPQMQIQSVKHRVDGIDKENYTYSYNIIEVDVLKNGLESLSYEIKIFDGSNGGSICKKQARFINDNKLGDLSTTEIVTCHQ from the exons ATGTCGAGACCAACCAAGTTATGTAAGGCCTTTATACTTCATGTCGAAAACCTCGTTCCTACGATCTTGCCCCAAGCCATCAAGAGTATTGAGACAATTGAAGGCGATGGAGAACCTGGAACGGTCAAGATCATTACTTTACCTCAAAt GCAGATCCAAAGTGTGAAGCATCGAGTTGATGGGATAGACAAAGAGAACTACACATATAGCTACAACATAATCGAGGTTGATGTTTTGAAGAACGGGCTAGAGAGCCTCTCATACGAGATCAAGATCTTTGATGGCTCCAATGGAGGGTCGATTTGCAAGAAACAAGCAA gatttataaatgataataagCTTGGTGATCTAAGTACTACTGAGATTGTTACTTGTCACCAATGA